The following are encoded together in the Cynocephalus volans isolate mCynVol1 chromosome 4, mCynVol1.pri, whole genome shotgun sequence genome:
- the LOC134375980 gene encoding olfactory receptor 2W3-like, with protein MDGTNDSTQNHFILLGFSDRPHLQRGILFVVILIAYLLTLLGNTTIILVYWLDPHLHTPMYFFLTHLSFLDLSFTTSSISQLLYNLHGQDKTISYTGCAIQLFLFLGLGGVECLLLAVMAYERFVAVCKPLHYMVIMNPRLYLGLVSVAWGCVLTNSFIMSPVTLSLPQCGYHKVDHFLCEMPALIQMAYINTLAIEDTVFVLAVDIVLSPLVFILVSYSYIVKAVLQIRSASGRQKALNTCGSYLTVVSLFYGNIIYMYMQPGNNSSQDQGKFLTLFYNIVTPLLNPLIYTLRNKDWQEQRKRAERRLQRSKGLS; from the coding sequence ATGGATGGAACCAATGACAGCACCCAAAACCATTTCATCCTTCTGGGGTTTTCTGACCGCCCCCATCTGCAGAGGGGGATCCTCTTTGTGGTCATCTTGATAGCATATCTCCTGACCCTTCTGGGCAACACCACCATCATCCTGGTGTACTGGCTGGACCCTCACCTGCACACTCCAATGTACTTCTTCCTCACCCACCTGTcttttctggacctcagttttacCACCAGCTCCATTTCTCAGCTGCTCTATAACCTTCATGGACAGGACAAGACCATCAGCTACACTGGCTGTGCCATCCAGCTCTTCCTGTTCCTGGGTCTTGGCGGTGTTGAGTGCCTGCTCCTGGCCGTCATGGCCTATGAACGGTttgtggctgtctgcaagccccTGCACTACATGGTGATCATGAATCCAAGGCTCTACCTGGGCTTGGTGTCAGTGGCCTGGGGCTGTGTGTTGACCAACTCTTTTATCATGTCTCCAGTGACCCTGAGCTTACCCCAGTGTGGGTACCACAAGGTGGACCACTTCTTGTGTGAGATGCCAGCCCTGATCCAGATGGCCTACATCAACACTCTGGCCATCGAAGACACTGTCTTTGTCCTGGCAGTTGACATTGTCCTGTCACCCTTGGTGTTTATCCTGGTCTCCTACAGCTACATTGTGAAGGCTGTGTTACAAATTCGGTCAGCGTCAGGGAGGCAAAAGGCCTTGAACACCTGTGGCTCCTATCTCACTGTGGTCTCACTTTTCTATGGAAACATCATCTACATGTACATGCAACCGGGCAACAACTCCTCCCAGGACCAGGGCAAGTTCCTCACCCTCTTCTACAACATCGTCACCCCACTCCTCAATCCTCTGATCTATACATT
- the LOC134375981 gene encoding E3 ubiquitin-protein ligase TRIM58-like: MASGAPGERLREEARCPVCLDFLQDPVSVDCGHSFCRRCISELCDKCDSAQGGVYACPQCRGPFRPAGFRPNRQLASLVDSVRQLRPGAGPAGAPPCARHGEDLSRFCEEDQVALCWVCDATAEHRSHRTAPLQEAAACYQVKLQMALELVRQEMQEALTQEANMGRKTVIWKEKVEMQRQCFRLEFEKYRGFLALEEQLQLRRLEQEERSTLQRLRESKNRLVQQNKALKELAEELEERCQRPALGLLEGVRGALSRSKAVTRLEPDTIPTELKAVCRIPGMREMLRKFQVDVKLDPATAHPSLLLTADLRSVQDGELWRDVPNNPERFDTWPCILGLQTFSSGRHYWEVVVGERSEWGLGICQDTVPRKGDTTPSPENGVWAMWLLKGSEYMVLASPSVPVLPLERPRCIGIFLDYEAGEISLYNVTNGSYICTFNQLFSGILRPYFFICDTIPLNLPPMTEAESGNCASRGHPDPASNVRDGHS, encoded by the exons ATGGCCTCCGGGGCTCCCGGGGAGCGGCTGCGCGAGGAGGCCAGGTGCCCGGTGTGCCTGGACTTCCTGCAGGACCCGGTCAGCGTCGACTGCGGCCACAGCTTCTGCCGCAGGTGCATCTCCGAGCTGTGCGACAAGTGCGACAGCGCGCAGGGCGGCGTGTACGCCTGTCCGCAGTGCCGGGGCCCCTTCCGGCCCGCGGGTTTCCGGCCCAACCGGCAGCTGGCCAGCCTGGTGGACAGCGTGCGGCAGCTGCGGCCGGGCGCGGGGCCCGCGGGGGCGCCACCGTGCGCGCGGCACGGCGAGGACCTGAGCCGCTTCTGCGAGGAGGACCAGGTGGCGCTGTGCTGGGTCTGCGACGCCACCGCGGAGCACAGGAGCCACCGCACGGCGCCGCTGCAGGAGGCCGCCGCCTGCTACCAG GTAAAGCTCCAAATGGCTCTGGAACTTGTGAGGCAAGAGATGCAAGAGGCCTTGACTCAGGAAGCTAACATGGGGAGGAAGACTGTCATTTGGAAG GAAAAAGTGGAAATGCAGAGGCAGTGCTTCAGGTTGGAGTTTGAGAAGTATCGTGGCTTtctggccctggaggagcaacTCCAGCTGAGGCGGCTGGAGCAGGAGGAGCGATCGACCCTGCAGAGGCTGCGGGAGAGCAAGAACCGGCTGGTGCAGCAGAACAAGGCCCTGAAGGAGCTGGCCGAGGAGCTGGAGGAGAGGTGCCAGCGCCCAGCCCTGGGTCTGCTGGAG GGTGTGAGAGGAGCCTTGAGCAG AAGTAAGGCTGTCACACGGCTCGAACCAGACACCATCCCCACGGAGCTGAAGGCGGTATGTCGCATCCCTGGCATGAGGGAAATGTTGAGGAAGTTCCAAG TTGATGTAAAGCTGGATCCTGCCACGGCTCATCCGAGCCTTCTCTTGACCGCTGACCTGCGCAGTGTGCAGGATGGGGAACTGTGGAGGGACGTCCCCAACAACCCCGAGCGATTTGACACATGGCCCTGTATCCTGGGATTGCAGACCTTCTCGTCAGGAAGGCATTACTGGGAGGTTGTGGTGGGAGAAAGATCAGAGTGGGGTTTAGGCATCTGTCAAGACACAGTGCCAAGAAAGGGGGACACCACCCCGTCTCCTGAGAACGGGGTCTGGGCCATGTGGCTGCTGAAAGGGAGTGAGTACATGGTCCTGGCCTCCCCATCGGTGCCTGTCCTCCCACTGGAACGGCCTCGCTGCATCGGGATCTTCTTGGACTATGAAGCCGGGGAAATCTCATTGTACAACGTCACAAACGGGTCTTACATCTGTACATTTAACCAGCTGTTCTCTGGTATCCTCCGGCcttattttttcatctgtgacaCAATTCCTCTTAATTTGCCACCTATGACAGAAGCAGAATCAGGAAATTGTGCATCCAGGGGTCATCCTGACCCTGCATCTAATGTGAGAGATGGTCATTCCTAA